Genomic window (Streptomyces showdoensis):
CCTGCTCCCGGCGGCCGTCCGCGCCTACCGGGGGCGGGCGGCCGCGCTCGGGGAGCGCTTCGACCTGGTCGACGACCTGGTCAGGCCCGCCACCACGGAGGCCGCGCGCGTCCTGCTCGGCGTGCCGGCGCGGCACGCCGAGCGCTTCACCCGGCTGTGCGCCGAGGCCTCGGGCGTGCTGGACGCCACGCTCTGCCCGCCGCGACTGGACACCGCCCGCCGCTACGGCGCCGCGCTCCCGGAGCTCCGCGCGCTGCTGGCCGAGACGGTCCGCGAGGCCGGGGCGCGGCGCGCGGACGACCCGACCGGACGGCCCCCCGGCCCGGGCCTGGCCGGGCGGCTCCTCGCCGCCCCGGGACCCGACGGGCCGCCCGCGCCCGCCGACGTCCTGACGGTCTGCGCCCTGCTGACCCTGGTGGGCGTCGAGCTCGCCACCACCCTGACCGCCGACGCGGTCGCCCTGCTCCTCGACCACCCCGACCAGTGGCGGGCGCTGCGGGAGGACCCCGGGCTCGCGACCGCCTGCGTCGCGGAGACCGTGCGCTGCGCCCCGCCCGTACGGCTCCACCGGCTGTACGCGGACCAGGACCTGGAACTCGCCGGCACCAAGGTGGCGCGGGGCGAGGAACTCGTCGTGCTCACCGCGGCCGCGCACCGCGACCCGGGCCGCCACACCGACCCGGACCGGTTCGACGTCCACCGGCCCGCCCACGGCCGCCGCCTCCTTCCGGAGGACGGACGCCTCGACGCCCTCGTCGGCCCGGCGGCCCGGCTGGCGGCCGAGGCGGCCCTGCGGGCCTGCGCGGCGGAGCTGCCCGGCCTGGCCGGCACCGGCGAGGTGCTGCGCCGGCTCCGCGCACCGATCACCGGGGGCGTGTTCCGCTTCCCCGTCGCACGCCGGGACACCGGCCGTGCCCACCCGACCCCCTGAACCGGACCCAATGACCGCGAGGAAGGCCCCCCATGTGCCGTGTCTGTGGAGGACCCGTCCGTCAGTTCTTCGACTTCGGGCGCCAGCCGCTCTCCGACGCCTTCGTGGACCCCGACCGGGTCGACGAGGAGTACTTCTACCGGCTCGCCGTGGGCCTCTGCGAGTCCTGCGGCATGACCCAGCTCCTGGACGAGGTCCCCCGGGACCGCATGTTCCACGAGGCCTACCCCTACCACTCGTCCGGCTCGGCCCACATGCGCCGCCACTTCGAGCAGACGGCCGGCCGGCTCTCCCGCGCCCATCTGCGCGGCGACGACCCCTTCGTGGTGGAGATCGGCTGCAACGACGGCGTGATGCTGCGGGCCCTGGCCAAGGAGGGCATCCGCCACCTGGGCGTCGAGCCCTCCGGCGGCGTCGCCGAACTCGCCCGCCAGCAGGGCGTCCGGGTCCGCAACACCTTCTTCGAGGAGGGGACGGCGGCCGAGATCCGGGCCGCGGACGGCCCCGCCGACCTCGTCTACTCGGCCAACACCATCTGCCACATCCCTTACCTCGACTCCGTCTTCCGCGGCCTCGACACGCTGCTCGCCCCGCACGGCGTCTTCGTCTTCGAGGACCCCTACCTCGGCGACATCCTGGAACGCACCACCTTCGACCAGATCTACGACGAGCACTTCTACTTCTTCACCCTCACCTCGGTGCGCACCGCCGCCGCCCGGTACGGCTTCGAGGTCGTCGACGTCGAACGGCTGCCGGTACACGGGGGCGAGCTCCGCTACACCCTCCGGCGGGCCGGCCGGGGCGCCCCGAGCCCGGCCGTCGCCGAGCTGGCCGCCGAGGAGGAGCGCAGGGGGCTGTGCAGGCCCGAGGTCTTCGAGGGCTTCGCCGCCGGGATCGAGCGCATCCGCACCGATCTGACCGACCTCCTGCGCGGCCTGCGGGCCGACGGCAAGCGGGTGGTCGGCTACGGCGCCACCGCCAAGAGCGCCACCGTGACCAACTACTGCGGCATCGGGCCCGAGTTGATCGAGTGGGTCTGCGACGCGACGCCCGCCAAGCACGGACGGCTCACCCCCGGCACGCACATCCCGGTCCGTCCGACCGAGGCGCTGACCGAGCCCTACCCGGACTACGCGGTGCTGTTCGCCTGGAACCACGCCGAGGAGATCATGGCCAAGGAGCGGCTGTTCCGCGAGTCCGGCGGCCGCTGGATCGTCTACGCGCCCGAGGTCCGCGTCATCTGACCCCGCAGAACGCCGTCGGCCAGGCCGGCGGCGATATCCAGCAGACCCCAGCAGACCCCAGCAGACGAG
Coding sequences:
- a CDS encoding cytochrome P450 family protein, coding for MTARMTDGELGRVLLTLRGVQWILGTKGDPYALLLRAAGDDPNDLGRQVRDRGPLYWSSAEAWVTADHEVAAAALADPRLTPRPPDPGPPHGEPAGEPAPWDVPALREALPLPELPATLDRAEYERLHRWAGPVLGEEALRRLLPAAVRAYRGRAAALGERFDLVDDLVRPATTEAARVLLGVPARHAERFTRLCAEASGVLDATLCPPRLDTARRYGAALPELRALLAETVREAGARRADDPTGRPPGPGLAGRLLAAPGPDGPPAPADVLTVCALLTLVGVELATTLTADAVALLLDHPDQWRALREDPGLATACVAETVRCAPPVRLHRLYADQDLELAGTKVARGEELVVLTAAAHRDPGRHTDPDRFDVHRPAHGRRLLPEDGRLDALVGPAARLAAEAALRACAAELPGLAGTGEVLRRLRAPITGGVFRFPVARRDTGRAHPTP
- a CDS encoding class I SAM-dependent methyltransferase; protein product: MCRVCGGPVRQFFDFGRQPLSDAFVDPDRVDEEYFYRLAVGLCESCGMTQLLDEVPRDRMFHEAYPYHSSGSAHMRRHFEQTAGRLSRAHLRGDDPFVVEIGCNDGVMLRALAKEGIRHLGVEPSGGVAELARQQGVRVRNTFFEEGTAAEIRAADGPADLVYSANTICHIPYLDSVFRGLDTLLAPHGVFVFEDPYLGDILERTTFDQIYDEHFYFFTLTSVRTAAARYGFEVVDVERLPVHGGELRYTLRRAGRGAPSPAVAELAAEEERRGLCRPEVFEGFAAGIERIRTDLTDLLRGLRADGKRVVGYGATAKSATVTNYCGIGPELIEWVCDATPAKHGRLTPGTHIPVRPTEALTEPYPDYAVLFAWNHAEEIMAKERLFRESGGRWIVYAPEVRVI